A window of Macrotis lagotis isolate mMagLag1 chromosome X, bilby.v1.9.chrom.fasta, whole genome shotgun sequence contains these coding sequences:
- the VPS4B gene encoding vacuolar protein sorting-associated protein 4B, which yields MASANLQKAIDLASKAAQEDKAGNYEEALHLYQNAVQYFIHVVKYEAQGDKAKQSIRVKCTEYLDRAEKLKEYLKKKEKAPQKPVKEGKSSPTDEKGNDSDGDGESDDPEKKKLQNQLQGAIVIERPNVKWSDVAGLEGAKEALKEAVILPIKFPHLFTGKRTPWRGILLFGPPGTGKSYLAKAVATEANNSTFFSISSSDLVSKWLGESEKLVKNLFQLARENKPSIIFIDEIDSLCGSRSENESEAARRIKTEFLVQMQGVGVDNDGILVLGATNIPWVLDSAIRRRFEKRIYIPLPEDHARTAMFKLHMGTTHNSLSEADFRELGKKTDGYSGADISIIVRDALMQPVRKVQSATHFKRVKGPSPTNPNIIVEDLLTPCSPGDPGAIEMTWMEVSGDKLLEPAVSMSDMLWSLASTKPTVNEHDLLKLKKFTEDFGQEG from the exons AAAGCAATAGACCTTGCTAGCAAAGCAGCCcaagaagataaagcagggaaCTATGAAGAAGCACTCCATCTATATCAAAATGCTGTACAGTATTTTATCCATGTAGTTAAAT ATGAAGCACAAGGTGATAAAGCAAAACAAAGTATCAGGGTAAAGTGTACAGAATATCTTGATAGAGCCGAGAAACTAAAAGAATACTtgaaaaagaaggagaaagcTCCACAGAAGCCAGTGAAAGAGGGAAAATCCAGCCCAACTGATGAAAAGGG gaatgacAGTGATGGGGATGGAGAATCAGAtgatccagaaaaaaagaaactacagaATCAACTTCAAG GTGCCATTGTTATAGAACgaccaaatgtaaaatggagtgATGTTGCTGGTCTTGAGGGAGCCAAAGAAGCTCTTAAAGAAGCTGTGATATTGCCCATTAAGTTTCCACATCTCTTTACAG GTAAAAGAACCCCGTGGAGGGGCATCCTTCTTTTTGGGCCTCCTGGAACAGGGAAATCCTACTTGGCCAAAGCAGTTGCTACAGAAGCCAACAATTCAACATTCTTTTCAATATCTTCCTCTGACCTTGTCTCTAAGTGGCTAGGTGAAAGTGAAAA gcTAGTTAAGAATTTATTTCAGCTCGCAAGAGAGAACAAACCTTCCATTATCTTTATTGATGAAATTGATTCTCTGTGTGGCTCTAGAAGTGAAAATGAAAGTGAAGCTGCTCGCCGAATTAAAACAGAATTCCTAGTTCAAATGCAAG GGGTTGGTGTGGACAATGATGGAATTTTGGTGCTGGGAGCAACAAATATACCCTGGGTTCTGGATTCAGCTATCAGACGAAG aTTTGAGAAACGTATTTATATTCCTTTACCTGAAGATCATGCTAGAACAGCAATGTTTAAATTACATATGGGGACAACACACAACAGCCTATCAGAGGCCGACTTCCGAGAACTAGGGAAGAAAACAGATGGTTATTCAGGGGCTGACATCAGTATCATTGTAAGAGATGCATTGATGCAGCCTGTGCGGAAAGTTCAGTCAGCTACTCATTTCAAAAGA GTTAAAGGTCCTTCACCCACTAATCCAAATATCATAGTAGAAGATTTACTTACTCCATGTTCTCCGGGTGATCCTGGTGCCATTGAAATGACATGGATGGAGGTCTCTGGGGATAAACTTTTGGAGCCAGCTGTTTCCAtg